Proteins from a single region of Theobroma cacao cultivar B97-61/B2 chromosome 10, Criollo_cocoa_genome_V2, whole genome shotgun sequence:
- the LOC108663592 gene encoding putative disease resistance protein RGA4, which yields MAEGVLFDIAEKVLEHLGSSALQELSLASNVKAELTKLEEIVSIIKVVLLDAEEQHNSNNQGVKVWLKQLKDAVYDVDDLLDDFSTEVLRRKTMKGNEMSKKVRIFFSKSNQLSYRLKLGHRVKALSGKLEAISANRIKFGFNERLVESQIQSSEREQTHSFVRLEEVIGRDGDKNEIIELLLETNSEESIKVVPIVGIGGLGKTTLAQMAFNDEKVKAHFELKIWVCVSDRFEVKIAVEKILEAAAQKKVQQNCQLETLQNDLRKEIDGKKYLLVLDDVWNEDAQKWSMVKSLLMGGARGSRIVVTTRSELVGRVTSTISPYFLKGLSESQSLSLFKQITFEKQIQTSNFLDLELKTIGEKIVKYCAGVP from the coding sequence atggctgAAGGAGTTTTGTTTGACATTGCCGAAAAAGTCCTGGAGCATCTGGGATCTTCAGCTCTCCAAGAGCTTAGCTTGGCCAGTAATGTAAAAGCTGAACTCACCAAGCTCGAAGAAATTGTTTCCATTATCAAAGTTGTCCTTCTCGATGCGGAAGAGCAACACAACAGCAACAACCAAGGGGTCAAGGTCTGGCTCAAGCAGCTTAAAGATGCAGTTTATGATGTGGACGACTTGCTAGACGATTTCTCCACTGAAGTTTTACGGCGAAAGACAATGAAGGGGAATGAAATGTCAAAAAAGGTGCGCATTTTCTTCTCGAAATCAAACCAACTCTCATATCGTCTCAAGCTGGGTCATAGAGTTAAAGCTTTAAGTGGAAAACTAGAAGCAATTTCAGCTAATAGAATCAAGTTCGGATTTAATGAGCGCCTTGTAGAGTCACAAATTCAAAGTAGTGAAAGAGAGCAAACGCATTCCTTTGTACGCTTAGAGGAAGTGATTGGAAGAGATGgtgataaaaatgaaattatagaATTGCTACTGGAAACCAACTCTGAAGAAAGTATTAAAGTTGTCCCCATTGTTGGGATTGGAGGATTAGGAAAAACTACATTAGCTCAAATGgcgtttaatgatgaaaaagttaAAGCACATTTTGAGCTAAAAATATGGGTATGTGTGTCAGATAGGTTTGAAGTTAAAATAGCTGTGGAAAAAATACTAGAGGCTGCAGCTCAAAAGAAAGTTCAACAAAATTGTCAATTGGAAACATTGCAAAATGACCTCCGAAAGGAAATTGATGGAAAGAAATATTTGCTTGTCCTAGATGATGTGTGGAATGAGGATGCACAGAAGTGGTCTATGGTGAAAAGTCTGTTAATGGGGGGAGCTAGAGGAAGTAGGATTGTTGTAACTACAAGGAGTGAATTGGTTGGAAGAGTTACAAGCACAATTTCACCATACTTTCTAAAAGGTCTATCAGAAAGTCAATCTTTGTCCTTATTTAAGCAAATAACATTTGAAAAACAAATCCAAACATCCAATTTTCTTGACCTAGAGTTAAAAACAATTGGAGAAAAGATTGTGAAATACTGTGCAGGGGTTCCTTGA